CCAGATATGAAAAATCTGGAATGATAACATCTATCCCTAAATGCTCATCCTCAGGAAAAGTTAAACCTGCATCCACTACAATAATTTCATCCTTATATTGAAAAGCTGTCATATTTTTCCCAACTTCCTCAATTCCTCCAAGTGGGATTACATACATTTTCTCTTCTTTTTCTTTTCCATCAACTTTTCTGTCTATGTGTCTATTCCTGTCATTTACTCTTGGAATATAACGTGTTTCATTTTTTTCATCTAAATGTCTTCTGTTCGTACTTTTTTTTCTAAATCTTTTCATTCCTGATTTTATTTTATTAATATCTTCTTTTTTTGAAAAATTTCTTTTAAAAGTTTGATTACCAAACTCAGCTTTTTCTTTTTCTGACATTTAGTAAACACCTCCTTCTTTTTTATATTTTTTATTTTCATACTTTATCTTTTTGCTAAATTCTTATTATTATTTGCTTCCTGTTGTTTTTTCTTTTCTTCTTCTTGTTTTTTCAATATTTCCTGTTGTGCTTTTTTTATCACATATTTATCTCTATATTTCAAAATAAATTTAAGTGCCATATTTCCAGAAGCCACTCCTCCATATCCTCCACCTTCTACAATGGACAAAAATACAATTTGAGGATTATCTGATGGAAAATATCCCACAATCCATGAGTGATTATCTACAAATCCTGTATTTTGTGCAGTTCCTGTTTTTGCAGAAACTGGATAGCCTCCAATTCTTAACAGTTTTGCAGTTCCTCCATAACCGCTTACAGGTAATCTTAAGGCATTTTGCATTAATTTTAAGTTTTTTGAACTTACATTTAGTTTTCTAACAACTTTTGGCGCATTATTTTCAACTTTTCCTGAATAAGTTACAAATCTGTCCACAACTGTAGGTTTTAACTGAACTCCATTATTTGCGATAGCCTGATAGGCAGAAGCAATTTGAATAGGAGTTGCAAGCACATAACCTTGTCCTATCGACATATTTATCAAATCTCCAGGTAGCCATCGCTGATCCTGTTTCTTCTTAAATCTTTTTTTCTTCCATTCAGGGCTTGGTAAAGTTCCAGCTAGTTCTCCCGGAATATCAATTCCAGTTTTAGACCCTATTCCAAATTCTTTTGCATATTTTACTATCTTCTCTACTCCAGCTTTTTGAGAGAAAACATAATAATATGTATTTACAGATTGTTCAATAGATTTTGCAAAGTTAGTTACTCCATGTCCATATTTATGAGAATCTCTAAATATTAATTTCCCATATCGGTATTGTCCTGTTGAAGTTACTGTTGCATATGGTGAAATACCTGATTCTAAGATACCCATTCCAATTATCGCTTTAAAAGTAGATCCTGGAGGATAAAGTCCAGCAATACCTTTATTTACAAGTGGCTTAGCTTTTGAATTTACTAGTTCATTCCACTGATTGTCAGGTATTCTTGAACTCAATAAATTCAAACTGATTTCAGGATTACTTACAAATGCAATAATTTTCCCAGTTTTTGCCTCCATTGCAATAAATACTCCACTTTTTCCTGTAAAGGCATCTGTCATATATTTTTGCAATTCCAAGTCAAGTGATAAATAGACATTTTTTCCAGCGACACTTTCAGTTGTTTCCATTTGTCTTATAACATTTCCTTTGGCATCAACTTCGACATTTTCCTTTCCATCCTGACCTTTCATTTCCTTATCATATGAACGCTCTACACCTTTTTTCCCAATCAAGTCACTATTTCTGTAACCTTCTTTTTCCAAATCCTTAAATTCCTTTTCACTGATTGGCTTTACATACCCAATCACATGCGAAGCTAGAGAGTCTTCAGGATAATATCTCTTGTTATACTCTACAATATCAATTCTATCATTATCAATTTTTTCAATTGCTCTTAATGCAACTTGTTTTTCTAAATCTTCAATAACAAGAATTTTTTTATCTGTTCCCATTCTTTGCTGCTTAAAAAATCTGTCAATCAAATAATCAACTTGATAACCTGTTATCTGACTTATTTTCTTTATATCGCCTATTGTTTCCTTTATACGTTCTGCAACCGCTTTTCGTTCTTGAGAAAGTCTCGCATCTATCTGTTCTTGCGTCATATTCTTTATTTCTTTTAATAATGCTACATCTTTAGGGCTTAATGGTTGCGTATGAGAATGTATTACTTGATAACCTGTTGTGTTTTTTGCAAGTAATTTTCCTTCCCTATCGTAAATTTCTCCACGTGTAGCCTTTATTACATTTGTTCTAATTCTATTTTGTAATGCTTGTTCTGCATACTCAGAAGCATTTAATATTTGTAATGTAAATAATCTTGCTACTAACAGTAAAAAAACCACTGCTACAAGAACAAGAAAGACTATAAACCGTATATTTTTTTCTTCTTTATCTAATTCTCTCATAAATTTCCTCTTCATTGATTATCATCTATTCTTCAGTATTTTCTTCATTTACACCATTATAAAAATCATCTAATCTATAATATTCTCTAGCATCTTTGCTAAATACACTAACAATTAAATCTCCTGCATCAATCAAAACCCAGTTTGCCTCTTCAAGCCCTTCCACACTTTTGACATTCTCAAGACTTTTCTTTATATCAGTTGCTATTGCTTCAATATTTCTAGAAGAACTTCCTGTACACAAAATCGAATAATCAAAAAATGGCGATTTTCTTCTCATGTCATAAACCTTTATATCCTGTGCCTTTTTGTCCTCCATAATATCAATTATCTCTTGAACTTCCTTTTCATAATTATTATTTACTTCACTCATCCTCTAAATTTCCTTTCTTTTTTAGCATTATTTTCATTTATTAAACCTATTCTTATTTTAAACTTTTATATGTAAGAAATCTTATTTGGATATATTTATAAAAAATTATTACTATACCACTACTAAGGTATATTATATTATATATTTGACTAATTTTCAATTTATTTCTTACATTTTATCAAAATAAAAAATTACACATAAAAATTGGCAATAATGCCACACACCACAATTGCCGCAGTTTCTGCCCTTAAAATACGTTTTCCCAAACTAATTTCTATCGCCTTATTATTTTTTAAAAAATCAACTTCCTCTTGTGTGATTCCGCCTTCTGGACCAATTATATATAAAATATTTTTATCTTCTTTTTCTATTATTTCTGATAAGGATTTTGACTCATCACTATTTTCATAAGCAAATATTATTTTATCATATTTAGAATAATCAATTTCTGCAAGTTTTTTCACAGGTGTAATTTCAGTAAATTTTATTCCTCTGCATTGTTTTAGTGTTTCCCTTACAACTACATCCCATTTTTCTTTTTTTTCATTAATTTTTACAACAACTCGTTCAGTTTTTAAGGGAATTATGCTATTTACACCAATTTCCGTCAGTTTCTGTATTGCCAGATTCATTTTATCATTTTTCAAAATTCCCATTGCAACATCAATATTTACATTTAAAGAGTAGCTGTCTTCTTTTTTTTCCAATATTCTTACAGCGATTTCCTTTTTTGAAATTTCAATAATTTTCGTAAAATATTCATATTCACCATCAATTATCCGTAATTCATCGTCTATATTTAGACGATAAACATTTTGGATATGATTGCAGTCTGATTTATCTCTTATCAGAATCTTTCTATTATTTTCATCAATATTTTCTTTTTCCGCTATTACTGTCAACAACAGTTTTTCACCTCATTTTTTTACTTTCTATCGTATTTTAAAATCTCCAATTCTTATCTACATAAAAATTTCAAAGATTTAGAGCGTACAAAAATAATCATAACTTTATAAGTCTTGTTTCAAAATAATATTACCACATTTTATTCTTTTTTACTAAATATTTTTTCAATTCCTAAATGTTTATATCCAAATTCTGTCACAACTCTACCACGTGGCGTTCTTTTTATAAACCCTATTTTTACCAAATATGGCTCATAAACTTCCTCTATCGTTCGTCTGTCTTCCCCAAGTAAAAGTGACAATGTCTCAATTCCAACAGGTCCTCCGTTGTACACATTTATAATTGAAAGCAAAATATTTCTATCTAATTCATCAAGTCCGTTATCATCTACTCCCAAAAGCCTCAAAATCCCATCAACGCTTTCTTTTTCCAAAATACCTGAACCTTCCACCAATGCAAAGTCCCTTGCTCTTTTCAATAATCTATTTGCTATTCTAGGAGTTCCTCGGCTTCTTTTGGCGATTTCTGTAATTCCGTCTTCATCATAGGAAATATTCAGAATATTTGCCCCTCTTCGTATAATTTCCTTCAAGTCTTCCAATTGGTAATATTCCATCCTATGAGTAACTCCAAATCTGTCACGAAGCGGCGTACTTAACTGTCCTGCCCTTGTTGTCGCACCGATTAGCGTAAATTGTGGCAATTCCACACGTATACTTCTCGCAGATGGACCTTTTCCAATAAGAATATCCAGTTCCCCATCTTCCATTGCAGGATACAAAATTTCCTCTACTGATGTATTCAATCTATGAATCTCGTCAATAAACAAAATATCATTTTCCTCCAAAGACGTCAAAATAGCCGCTAAATCTCCCGCTTTCTCCAGTACAGGCCCTGTCGTTATCTTCAAGTTCACTCCCATTTCTGTGGCAATAACTCCTGCAAGCGTGGTTTTTCCCAATCCTGGAGGCCCATACAATAAAATATGATCAAGCGATTCATTCCTCATTTTAGCAGCTTTTATAAATATATTCATTTTTTCTTTCAAATCTTTCTGGCCAATATATTCCTTAAAAGTTTTTGGCCGTAAACTTCTTTGAATATTGTCCTCCCCTAATTCCTTAGGTTCCAATATTCTTTCCTCATTCATTCCTTCTCCTCAATATTTCTTCTTTATTTCTTTATCTAATTTTTTTTATTTATAAATTAATTTCTTAAATACTCTAGTTTAGTTATTTTTATTTAAATTTTATAAAAAGAATTCTTGTTAATAGATATTTTACATGTTATTTCTTTTTCTAAATTACAAGGATATATCCTTTTTTCACAATAATGATTAATTTAATACGATTAACTAGTTATAACCTAATACTAATGACAAAAGTTCCACGAACTCTCTCTGCTTATCGAATTTTAATCTTATAACAAAAATTTTTATGATTATTAAAATAATAAATTTATCTATTGAATCTTTATCAAAATAATTGTTATGATTAAACATAAAGTGTCGTGATTTTTTGGAAATAAAAATTACTGTTTGAGCGAAGCGAGTTTAATTTTTATTTTCAAAAAATGCTTAGACGAGCTGGGTTGTAAGGGCATGGCGACTGATGCCCTTACGTTAAAAATTTTATATCTGTTTTAGTAATAACATTATGAAAAACTGAAATAATGCAATTACTCCTCCTAATATTCCACCAATAATCTCAATATGTTTCAATTCATTTTTAGACACAGACAAAATGATTTTTTCCATTTCTTCTAATGAAAAATTTTTCATTTTTTCCAGCATAATTTCTTTGAAGTCTATTTTGTCTTCTGCTATTTTTATTATTTCTTCCACTATTTCCTCTTTGTTTTCCAAAATCGACTTTTTAAAATATGATTTTATTTTTTCAATTAATGAATCATTTAAAAACATTTTTAATAGAGGATTTTTTTCTAACACACTGTTTTTAAGCTTTTCTCCTATAATTTTATCCAATAGCTTATTTA
This window of the Leptotrichia massiliensis genome carries:
- a CDS encoding RsmE family RNA methyltransferase, with product MLTVIAEKENIDENNRKILIRDKSDCNHIQNVYRLNIDDELRIIDGEYEYFTKIIEISKKEIAVRILEKKEDSYSLNVNIDVAMGILKNDKMNLAIQKLTEIGVNSIIPLKTERVVVKINEKKEKWDVVVRETLKQCRGIKFTEITPVKKLAEIDYSKYDKIIFAYENSDESKSLSEIIEKEDKNILYIIGPEGGITQEEVDFLKNNKAIEISLGKRILRAETAAIVVCGIIANFYV
- a CDS encoding DUF445 domain-containing protein, which encodes MGNILIQLGIMVFVGTLIGWFTNYLAIKLLFRPYKEVNFLFFKIQGLIPKNRDRISENLAETIEKELISVEHITAKLKDSDVINDEVLNKLLDKIIGEKLKNSVLEKNPLLKMFLNDSLIEKIKSYFKKSILENKEEIVEEIIKIAEDKIDFKEIMLEKMKNFSLEEMEKIILSVSKNELKHIEIIGGILGGVIALFQFFIMLLLKQI
- the rsfS gene encoding ribosome silencing factor, with the translated sequence MSEVNNNYEKEVQEIIDIMEDKKAQDIKVYDMRRKSPFFDYSILCTGSSSRNIEAIATDIKKSLENVKSVEGLEEANWVLIDAGDLIVSVFSKDAREYYRLDDFYNGVNEENTEE
- the mrdA gene encoding penicillin-binding protein 2 translates to MRELDKEEKNIRFIVFLVLVAVVFLLLVARLFTLQILNASEYAEQALQNRIRTNVIKATRGEIYDREGKLLAKNTTGYQVIHSHTQPLSPKDVALLKEIKNMTQEQIDARLSQERKAVAERIKETIGDIKKISQITGYQVDYLIDRFFKQQRMGTDKKILVIEDLEKQVALRAIEKIDNDRIDIVEYNKRYYPEDSLASHVIGYVKPISEKEFKDLEKEGYRNSDLIGKKGVERSYDKEMKGQDGKENVEVDAKGNVIRQMETTESVAGKNVYLSLDLELQKYMTDAFTGKSGVFIAMEAKTGKIIAFVSNPEISLNLLSSRIPDNQWNELVNSKAKPLVNKGIAGLYPPGSTFKAIIGMGILESGISPYATVTSTGQYRYGKLIFRDSHKYGHGVTNFAKSIEQSVNTYYYVFSQKAGVEKIVKYAKEFGIGSKTGIDIPGELAGTLPSPEWKKKRFKKKQDQRWLPGDLINMSIGQGYVLATPIQIASAYQAIANNGVQLKPTVVDRFVTYSGKVENNAPKVVRKLNVSSKNLKLMQNALRLPVSGYGGTAKLLRIGGYPVSAKTGTAQNTGFVDNHSWIVGYFPSDNPQIVFLSIVEGGGYGGVASGNMALKFILKYRDKYVIKKAQQEILKKQEEEKKKQQEANNNKNLAKR
- the ruvB gene encoding Holliday junction branch migration DNA helicase RuvB; this translates as MNEERILEPKELGEDNIQRSLRPKTFKEYIGQKDLKEKMNIFIKAAKMRNESLDHILLYGPPGLGKTTLAGVIATEMGVNLKITTGPVLEKAGDLAAILTSLEENDILFIDEIHRLNTSVEEILYPAMEDGELDILIGKGPSARSIRVELPQFTLIGATTRAGQLSTPLRDRFGVTHRMEYYQLEDLKEIIRRGANILNISYDEDGITEIAKRSRGTPRIANRLLKRARDFALVEGSGILEKESVDGILRLLGVDDNGLDELDRNILLSIINVYNGGPVGIETLSLLLGEDRRTIEEVYEPYLVKIGFIKRTPRGRVVTEFGYKHLGIEKIFSKKE